Proteins encoded in a region of the Paenibacillus sp. W2I17 genome:
- a CDS encoding bifunctional 2-polyprenyl-6-hydroxyphenol methylase/3-demethylubiquinol 3-O-methyltransferase UbiG, with product MEKLLDIAKIPEPFEEGSVQIWLDSNRADFVLKAHFDENIPGGSKGNDFIDETVNFISEIAPLTKYKKIIDLGCGPGLYSQSLAARGYEVVGVDFNEKSIEYAVHEAQKKGLIIDYRIEDMTNIEIEQEFDLALLIYEIYSVFNPENRRKILSNIHRGLKSGGLVLLDVLSENSYEKFEQNFMWGLTRKDNPFSDKKHLSLFASIKYPDHVTLSKNVLVFGDGELVNYHYWNQHFTIESLEKEVNDAGFTLEKIYADVNGGEYQAEGESFAAVLKKK from the coding sequence ATGGAGAAATTACTGGATATAGCTAAAATTCCCGAGCCATTTGAGGAAGGATCAGTACAAATCTGGCTTGACTCAAACCGTGCTGACTTTGTTTTGAAAGCTCATTTTGATGAAAATATTCCTGGTGGAAGCAAGGGGAACGATTTTATTGATGAAACTGTTAATTTTATTAGCGAAATTGCACCGTTGACGAAGTATAAAAAGATCATTGATTTAGGTTGTGGCCCAGGCCTGTATTCCCAAAGTTTAGCTGCTAGGGGATATGAGGTTGTTGGTGTGGATTTTAATGAAAAATCAATTGAATACGCAGTTCACGAAGCCCAAAAAAAGGGTTTAATAATAGATTACAGAATCGAAGATATGACTAACATTGAGATTGAACAGGAGTTTGATCTTGCTCTACTAATCTATGAAATCTATAGTGTCTTTAATCCGGAAAACAGAAGAAAAATACTTAGCAATATCCATCGTGGTTTAAAGTCCGGAGGATTAGTTCTATTAGATGTGTTATCGGAGAATAGTTACGAAAAATTTGAGCAAAATTTTATGTGGGGTTTAACTAGAAAAGATAATCCATTTTCGGATAAAAAACATTTATCTTTATTTGCTTCAATAAAATACCCTGATCATGTGACTTTGTCAAAAAATGTTCTCGTTTTTGGAGATGGTGAGCTAGTTAATTATCATTACTGGAATCAACATTTTACGATTGAAAGTCTGGAAAAAGAAGTGAATGATGCCGGATTTACTCTCGAAAAAATATACGCAGATGTGAATGGCGGAGAGTATCAAGCGGAGGGTGAGTCTTTCGCGGCGGTTTTAAAGAAGAAATAA
- a CDS encoding GNAT family N-acetyltransferase, with translation MDIEQVTLQPITKENELECIHLKPREDQIDLVASNADSLIHATKEITSKPYGILADDQMVGFILFDNEIYNDGYYWILRFMIDEKYQGKGYGKLAIQEVVRMLQERSDCQQIRVSHVPHNIAANVLYKRCGFQETGEFEDNGDIILSYQVR, from the coding sequence GTGGATATAGAGCAAGTGACGTTACAACCCATAACCAAAGAAAATGAACTCGAGTGCATCCACCTTAAACCACGGGAAGATCAGATAGATCTGGTCGCAAGCAATGCGGATTCATTGATTCATGCAACGAAGGAGATTACGTCCAAGCCATACGGTATTTTGGCAGATGATCAAATGGTCGGTTTTATTTTATTTGATAACGAGATCTACAATGATGGGTATTACTGGATTCTGCGCTTCATGATTGATGAGAAGTACCAGGGGAAGGGTTACGGCAAACTTGCTATTCAAGAAGTGGTTCGTATGTTGCAAGAGAGAAGTGACTGCCAGCAAATCAGGGTATCCCATGTTCCACATAACATTGCGGCAAATGTGCTGTACAAGCGTTGCGGGTTTCAAGAAACGGGAGAGTTTGAAGACAATGGTGATATCATTTTAAGTTATCAAGTGAGGTAA
- a CDS encoding class III lanthipeptide: MNAVLELQKLAKDKEGKGQAVDGTITTTWTVTTFLSTISNSC, translated from the coding sequence ATGAATGCAGTATTGGAATTGCAAAAATTAGCAAAAGACAAAGAAGGTAAAGGCCAAGCTGTGGATGGAACAATTACAACCACATGGACTGTAACTACGTTCCTTTCAACAATCAGTAACAGCTGTTAA
- a CDS encoding class III lanthipeptide: MNAVLELQKLAKDKEGKGQAVDGTITTTWTVTTFLSTISNSC, translated from the coding sequence ATGAATGCAGTATTGGAATTGCAAAAATTAGCAAAAGACAAAGAAGGTAAAGGCCAAGCCGTGGATGGAACAATTACAACCACATGGACTGTAACTACGTTCCTTTCAACAATCAGTAACAGCTGTTAA
- a CDS encoding glycoside hydrolase family 43 protein: MKYNNPVVKGFYPDPSVIKVHDTYYMVCSSFQYFPCVPLFESKDLLNWKQIGHCLTRKSQIQLETVNSSGGVFAPTIRHNDGRFYMVTTNDTTHQNFYVWTDNIYGEWSEPIYVDQGGIDPDLYFEDGKTLFMSNGVDDNGVGGIVQCELEIETGRKLTPSCSIWNGTGGRYLESPHLYKMNGYYYLLAAEGGTEYGHMVTYARGTSTWGPFEAYAHNPVLTNRNLGGYELQGVGHGDLVQDDRGNWWLFHLGFRQIGRWATYHHLGREVFLTPITFGEDGWFTAGHEGTTLTSFETNRIPDTVVQQDKKNYTFENTDWNLDWCYLRHPNKEHYQLESDKLTLTGTDVTLDVPASPTFIGLRQKDFNATITVDVSVTNGEAGITIYMDENHHYELAIGGQQDGYKVIERLNIGDIKSIEHEVDLGNKQHATLLIRSSQERYSFLFQADGEEILLGTAQTRYLSSEVAGGFTGVLIGLYASGQDTSAEFTNFKCEYQ; the protein is encoded by the coding sequence ATGAAATACAATAACCCTGTTGTAAAAGGTTTTTATCCAGACCCTAGTGTGATTAAGGTGCACGATACCTACTATATGGTGTGTAGTTCTTTTCAATATTTTCCGTGCGTACCGCTCTTTGAAAGCAAGGATCTGCTGAATTGGAAGCAGATTGGTCACTGCCTGACTCGTAAAAGCCAGATTCAGCTCGAGACGGTGAACAGCTCCGGGGGTGTATTTGCCCCAACCATCAGGCATAATGACGGGCGTTTTTATATGGTCACAACGAATGATACGACGCATCAAAATTTCTATGTCTGGACGGATAATATCTACGGAGAATGGTCTGAGCCTATCTATGTGGATCAAGGCGGAATTGATCCCGATTTGTATTTTGAAGATGGAAAGACCTTGTTTATGAGTAACGGGGTGGATGATAATGGCGTTGGTGGAATTGTCCAGTGCGAGCTTGAAATTGAAACTGGCCGCAAACTGACCCCAAGTTGTTCGATATGGAACGGAACAGGTGGACGATATCTGGAAAGTCCGCATCTCTATAAAATGAACGGTTATTATTACCTGCTTGCAGCTGAAGGCGGCACCGAATATGGTCATATGGTTACGTATGCTCGGGGCACTTCTACTTGGGGACCGTTCGAAGCCTATGCGCACAATCCAGTTCTGACCAACCGCAATCTGGGAGGTTATGAGTTGCAGGGAGTAGGGCATGGTGATCTGGTTCAGGATGATCGGGGGAACTGGTGGCTCTTTCACCTGGGATTCCGACAGATTGGCAGATGGGCTACGTACCATCATTTGGGCCGAGAAGTATTTCTGACTCCAATTACGTTTGGTGAAGATGGATGGTTTACAGCTGGGCATGAAGGCACAACACTGACGAGTTTTGAGACCAATCGTATCCCGGATACGGTGGTCCAGCAGGATAAGAAGAATTATACGTTTGAAAATACAGACTGGAACCTCGACTGGTGTTACCTTCGTCATCCAAATAAAGAGCATTATCAGCTTGAATCAGATAAGCTTACGCTAACAGGAACCGATGTAACGCTGGACGTTCCGGCATCCCCAACGTTCATCGGGTTACGTCAAAAAGACTTTAATGCAACAATTACAGTTGATGTCAGTGTAACGAATGGAGAAGCCGGTATCACGATCTACATGGATGAGAATCATCATTATGAATTGGCTATTGGTGGACAGCAGGACGGTTATAAGGTGATCGAGCGTCTAAATATCGGTGATATCAAATCAATAGAACATGAAGTGGATCTGGGAAATAAACAGCATGCAACGCTGTTGATCCGCTCAAGCCAAGAACGCTACAGTTTCCTGTTTCAAGCAGATGGTGAAGAGATTCTGCTGGGCACGGCACAGACGAGATACCTATCCTCGGAGGTGGCAGGAGGTTTTACAGGCGTACTTATTGGGTTATACGCGAGCGGGCAAGATACTTCAGCTGAGTTCACAAATTTCAAGTGTGAATATCAATGA
- a CDS encoding N-acetyltransferase, translating into MSLTKWSTDILQYDLSDEYSIRKADFAEWGLYCTVYYDMRYVGFFREEEFSSPKISAYWIYKGESKIGGVRMEPNQMYHLFFVPPFQQCFEVLKLLKHKLLQWSDRTKRILTFEILPDQVDLYARAGFWPVEFRCRWMQRPTDHFEIEWDSRVTVKSPEIIESETGNRKYVNEDEIAQCDLESFAGSLEATRRNKTSLADFIPSDDPNYTNEILTQASTLVYDKETGQLIANCRLCLQDNQAAVYSIGVRPAYRGRGLATLMLQRALNELKGKYPVLRLYVMQGNDAESVYLNLGFNSGCAGDSDDVYS; encoded by the coding sequence ATGAGTTTAACTAAGTGGTCTACAGATATTCTTCAATATGATCTGTCGGATGAATATTCGATTCGCAAAGCTGATTTTGCCGAATGGGGATTATATTGCACGGTTTATTATGATATGCGTTATGTCGGATTTTTCAGGGAAGAAGAGTTCAGTTCTCCCAAGATCAGTGCGTACTGGATTTACAAGGGGGAAAGCAAAATAGGTGGCGTGAGAATGGAGCCTAATCAGATGTATCATTTGTTTTTTGTCCCGCCATTCCAGCAGTGTTTTGAGGTATTGAAACTTCTGAAGCATAAATTATTACAGTGGTCGGATCGCACCAAACGTATTCTGACCTTTGAGATTCTTCCAGACCAAGTCGATCTATATGCAAGAGCTGGATTCTGGCCAGTGGAGTTCAGATGTCGCTGGATGCAGCGGCCTACGGATCATTTTGAAATCGAATGGGACAGCAGGGTAACCGTGAAGAGTCCAGAGATTATTGAAAGTGAAACCGGCAATAGAAAATATGTGAATGAAGATGAAATTGCTCAATGTGACCTGGAGAGTTTTGCAGGAAGTCTTGAAGCTACACGAAGAAATAAAACCTCCCTTGCAGATTTTATACCAAGCGATGATCCTAATTATACCAATGAAATTCTGACTCAAGCCTCCACGCTTGTATATGACAAGGAAACGGGACAGCTTATTGCAAATTGTCGCTTGTGCTTGCAAGATAATCAGGCTGCTGTGTATAGCATAGGTGTTCGTCCGGCCTATAGAGGAAGAGGGCTTGCTACACTGATGTTACAGAGAGCATTAAATGAACTTAAAGGTAAGTATCCCGTGCTGCGATTGTATGTGATGCAAGGAAATGATGCGGAGTCCGTGTATCTGAATCTGGGCTTTAATTCCGGGTGTGCAGGAGATTCAGACGATGTATATTCCTGA
- a CDS encoding class III lanthipeptide encodes MNAVLELQKLSNNKEGKGHAVEATVTTITVTIFLSTLSNHC; translated from the coding sequence ATGAATGCAGTGTTGGAATTGCAGAAATTATCCAATAACAAAGAGGGCAAAGGTCATGCCGTGGAAGCAACAGTAACAACAATTACAGTAACCATTTTTCTTTCAACATTAAGTAATCATTGCTAA
- a CDS encoding DUF1361 domain-containing protein codes for MKDNKHPVQDVRLIVTLLVATLCCLGVVMYLRAQTDTNMYRFLSWDMFLAWVPFIISSCIRYIFNKKLTTTSMICMGLMCGVWLFFLPNAAYLFTEILHSFRYFDAQGEVRFWVNIDFWYGLTLTFAVAIIGLLLSTCSIIHIHGMLNKLINRYISMMVVGVILLLSSVGVYIGRFNRWNSWDILTRPGKIFVDLMNDFNAANSIMVEFVAIVFTVQLFGYVILSLLTAGSSSSSSLERAKDLKL; via the coding sequence ATGAAAGATAACAAACATCCGGTTCAAGATGTCCGACTCATCGTTACCTTGCTCGTGGCTACTTTATGTTGTCTAGGTGTTGTGATGTATTTACGTGCTCAAACAGATACGAATATGTATCGATTTTTAAGTTGGGACATGTTCCTGGCATGGGTACCATTCATCATCTCATCCTGCATTAGATACATATTCAATAAGAAATTAACCACAACGAGCATGATATGTATGGGGCTGATGTGTGGAGTATGGCTCTTTTTTCTGCCCAATGCGGCCTACCTTTTTACGGAGATTCTGCATTCATTCAGATATTTTGATGCTCAAGGGGAGGTTAGATTTTGGGTTAATATTGATTTTTGGTATGGACTCACCCTGACGTTTGCCGTAGCGATCATCGGATTGCTGCTCTCGACTTGTTCGATCATTCATATCCATGGAATGTTAAACAAATTAATAAATAGGTACATTAGTATGATGGTTGTCGGTGTTATTTTGCTATTGAGCAGTGTAGGAGTCTACATTGGTAGATTTAATCGGTGGAATTCGTGGGATATATTAACCCGACCTGGGAAGATTTTCGTGGATCTAATGAATGATTTTAATGCAGCGAACAGCATAATGGTTGAGTTTGTCGCCATTGTATTTACGGTTCAACTTTTTGGATACGTTATTTTATCTTTGCTAACAGCAGGGTCTAGCAGTTCATCTTCATTGGAAAGGGCAAAGGATCTGAAATTATGA
- a CDS encoding GNAT family N-acetyltransferase — MKIEYATEADYDYIIERDRHIHQPLVKTKISEKEIFILWDEGTRVGWMRYGYFWDNLPFMNMIWIDEPYRNGGHGKKVVHHWENLMKQQGFDTVMTSTQSDEHAQHFYRKLGYVDAGALLLDTQPLEIILIKKI; from the coding sequence ATGAAGATTGAGTATGCAACGGAAGCTGACTATGACTATATCATTGAAAGAGATCGGCATATCCATCAGCCACTTGTGAAAACGAAGATTAGTGAGAAAGAAATATTCATCCTATGGGACGAGGGAACAAGAGTTGGATGGATGAGGTACGGGTACTTTTGGGACAACCTTCCCTTCATGAATATGATCTGGATTGATGAACCCTATCGAAACGGCGGACATGGCAAAAAAGTGGTGCATCACTGGGAAAATCTAATGAAGCAACAAGGCTTTGATACGGTGATGACTTCAACGCAATCAGACGAACATGCCCAACATTTCTATCGAAAGCTGGGGTATGTTGATGCAGGGGCTCTGTTGCTGGATACACAACCTTTGGAGATTATATTGATCAAGAAAATTTAG
- a CDS encoding GrpB family protein: MEDQWSIAKYDPKWRDLFLETGSKLREALGEKAVRIDHVGSTSIVGIDAKPIIDIQISVSNHENLLDYKREIETVGFVFRAENPDKTKRYFREEPGSRRIHIHVRQAGSFSEQMTLLFRDYLREHPEDCLNYAEEKHRLMSLYKDQRPKYVEGKGPMVWSILQRAHRWSQEIGWQPAKSDA; this comes from the coding sequence ATGGAGGATCAATGGAGTATTGCAAAGTATGATCCGAAATGGCGTGATTTGTTTCTCGAAACGGGTTCGAAATTAAGAGAAGCGTTAGGAGAAAAGGCCGTACGGATTGATCATGTTGGGTCCACTTCAATTGTGGGAATAGACGCCAAACCCATCATAGATATACAAATATCAGTTTCTAATCATGAGAATCTGTTGGACTACAAACGTGAGATCGAAACAGTCGGATTTGTATTCAGAGCAGAAAATCCGGATAAGACTAAACGTTACTTTCGTGAAGAACCCGGAAGCAGAAGGATACATATACACGTTAGACAGGCAGGCAGTTTCTCCGAACAGATGACCTTGCTGTTCAGAGACTATTTAAGGGAGCACCCAGAAGATTGTTTGAACTATGCGGAAGAAAAGCACAGACTCATGTCATTGTATAAAGATCAGCGTCCCAAATATGTTGAAGGAAAAGGACCAATGGTGTGGAGCATATTACAGAGAGCACATCGTTGGTCTCAAGAAATCGGATGGCAGCCGGCAAAATCTGACGCATGA
- a CDS encoding transcriptional regulator, translated as MIKANGEPQFLPLYEALASEVRWRIMDMIADREMNVKDIAAALELSPSIVTMHIRKLEDAGLIGSRRVRINGGTHKLCYLKQNQIEIELPSASQTSRTREQTIAVGHYTAFDIHPTCGLGTLEKEIGVWDDPRYFLDPERVHAAILWFGKGYVEYKTPNFVLPDQTTDAIEISMELASEAPGLRDHWPSDIRFTFNGISLGTWTSPADFGRAARGKYTPEWWHRNVNQYGLLKTIRIDAYGTYMDGERMSDVTLADIKLSEPFWTLRFTVDEESPNVGGLTIYGAGFGNHDQDIVIRVLG; from the coding sequence ATGATCAAAGCAAATGGAGAGCCCCAGTTCCTTCCTTTATATGAGGCGCTTGCAAGCGAAGTCAGATGGAGAATCATGGATATGATTGCAGATCGCGAAATGAATGTGAAGGATATTGCCGCAGCCTTAGAGCTTAGCCCCTCTATTGTCACGATGCATATTCGCAAACTGGAGGATGCGGGTCTAATTGGGAGCAGACGAGTTCGGATCAACGGAGGGACGCACAAATTATGTTACCTCAAGCAAAATCAGATTGAGATCGAGCTGCCATCCGCAAGCCAAACTTCACGAACCAGAGAACAGACGATAGCCGTTGGACACTACACTGCTTTTGATATCCACCCTACCTGTGGGCTAGGAACACTTGAGAAAGAAATCGGCGTATGGGATGATCCACGTTACTTCCTTGATCCCGAGCGGGTACACGCCGCTATCCTGTGGTTTGGGAAGGGCTATGTTGAATATAAAACACCTAACTTTGTACTACCGGATCAGACAACCGATGCTATTGAAATTTCGATGGAACTGGCGTCTGAAGCTCCGGGATTGCGAGATCATTGGCCTTCGGATATTCGTTTCACCTTCAATGGCATTTCACTTGGAACGTGGACAAGCCCTGCCGACTTTGGCAGAGCAGCACGCGGCAAATATACGCCAGAATGGTGGCATCGCAATGTGAATCAGTATGGATTGTTGAAGACTATTCGTATTGATGCCTACGGTACCTATATGGATGGTGAGCGGATGTCAGACGTTACTCTCGCGGATATTAAGCTTAGCGAACCGTTCTGGACGCTTCGCTTCACAGTTGACGAGGAAAGCCCCAACGTAGGAGGATTAACGATCTATGGTGCCGGTTTTGGTAACCATGATCAGGATATTGTTATTCGTGTATTGGGTTAA
- a CDS encoding GNAT family N-acetyltransferase, translating into MCDQVIGTAHLHICLDALVENRPFGVVERVIITEHVQSKGYGSELMKHLEHVCEQKNCVKVFLTSGSSRNEAHHFYTKLGYNGESSKAFKKYL; encoded by the coding sequence ATGTGTGATCAGGTGATCGGCACGGCTCATTTACATATTTGTCTGGATGCTTTGGTGGAAAATAGACCATTCGGCGTAGTTGAGCGGGTTATCATTACGGAACATGTGCAGAGCAAGGGATATGGATCTGAATTGATGAAACATTTAGAGCATGTATGTGAGCAGAAAAATTGTGTGAAGGTGTTTCTTACGAGCGGATCATCCAGAAACGAAGCACATCACTTTTATACGAAATTGGGGTACAACGGAGAATCCAGCAAGGCATTTAAAAAGTATTTATAA
- a CDS encoding metallophosphoesterase: protein MKVAILTDIHGNVPALQAVLVDIDSRGDIEHTFCLGDMIGIGPYSNEVIEMLYSRENMIAISGNHEEAVLSLLQNKGPLKGHKGMAEHHEWIGRHLSAESIKKIQALPKFVEKEVEGHRFLLTHYHMNNDKLDVIDKEPSGTKLDARYQGTAHDLVCFGHYHILHYYKTDQRVYMNPGALGCNDLAIARYGIVDLQEGKVDVKFIGVPYDNMEYLKSYERLNVPDRAFILKAFHGNQLEREDSERS from the coding sequence ATGAAGGTTGCCATCTTAACCGATATTCATGGGAATGTTCCTGCGCTTCAAGCGGTATTGGTTGATATCGATTCCAGAGGAGACATTGAGCATACATTTTGTTTGGGAGATATGATCGGTATTGGCCCGTACTCCAATGAAGTGATCGAGATGTTGTACAGCCGTGAAAATATGATAGCGATTTCGGGGAATCACGAAGAGGCCGTATTGAGTTTGCTTCAAAATAAGGGTCCATTAAAAGGGCACAAAGGCATGGCGGAGCATCACGAATGGATTGGTCGGCATTTGAGTGCAGAATCGATCAAGAAAATTCAAGCTCTACCGAAATTCGTTGAAAAAGAGGTAGAAGGACATCGGTTCCTTTTGACTCACTATCATATGAACAACGACAAGTTGGATGTCATTGATAAAGAACCATCCGGGACCAAATTGGATGCAAGATATCAGGGGACGGCCCATGATTTGGTTTGTTTTGGTCATTACCATATTCTTCATTATTATAAGACAGATCAAAGAGTATATATGAATCCGGGCGCTCTAGGCTGTAACGATCTTGCCATAGCTAGATATGGCATCGTGGATCTCCAAGAGGGCAAAGTGGACGTGAAATTCATTGGCGTTCCATATGACAACATGGAGTATCTGAAATCGTATGAACGGTTGAACGTTCCGGATCGGGCTTTTATTTTGAAGGCATTCCATGGGAATCAGTTGGAGAGAGAGGATAGTGAACGTTCGTAG
- a CDS encoding amidohydrolase — protein sequence MKQAYWLTNVTVERGYVREGEQVTGTRTSPAHLRIKDGVIAEIVEGNNPLSSDLPQVDSKGLLLLPSFEEAHIHLDKTYYDGPWTAVKRISSIFERIEEEKVLLPKLLPDAKRQAESILTLIQGYGSTHVRSHCNIEPVSGLKRLEATRQALESFSGKISSEIVAFPQHGLLRSHSVELMGQAMKEGATHVGGLDPHTVDEQIEKSLNAMVELAVQHQAGIDIHLHDGGQAGKQTLLELANLTEAAGLQGKVTVSHAFWFARAEHQEAEDMAQRMASLGMSIASTVPIGRTMMPLPMLHRMGVNVKLATDSLTDHWSPFGNGDLLEKAGRFAELYGYSDELSLSQSLAWVTGGITPLDSQGEQVWPKVGDTASFVLVHASCSAEAVARRSARQAVWYKGQLVSGSTAD from the coding sequence ATGAAACAGGCTTATTGGTTAACAAACGTGACTGTGGAGCGGGGTTATGTTCGGGAGGGGGAACAGGTGACGGGGACACGGACAAGCCCCGCTCATCTGCGGATTAAAGATGGAGTGATCGCGGAGATTGTGGAAGGAAACAACCCGCTGTCTAGCGATCTACCACAAGTAGATAGCAAGGGACTTCTGCTGTTACCTTCGTTCGAGGAGGCACATATTCATCTGGATAAAACCTACTACGATGGGCCGTGGACAGCCGTTAAACGTATCTCCAGTATTTTCGAACGTATTGAAGAAGAGAAGGTTCTGTTGCCCAAGCTGCTACCAGATGCCAAGCGTCAAGCGGAGAGTATTCTGACCTTGATTCAGGGGTACGGCTCCACTCATGTACGTAGTCATTGCAATATTGAACCCGTCAGTGGCTTGAAAAGACTGGAAGCGACGCGGCAGGCTCTGGAATCATTTTCGGGCAAAATCTCTTCGGAGATCGTGGCTTTCCCGCAGCATGGACTGCTTCGCTCCCATTCAGTGGAGCTTATGGGCCAAGCGATGAAGGAAGGTGCAACGCATGTGGGCGGACTTGATCCTCATACGGTGGACGAACAGATTGAGAAATCACTGAACGCCATGGTTGAACTGGCTGTTCAGCACCAGGCGGGCATCGATATTCATCTGCATGATGGCGGGCAGGCCGGCAAACAAACGCTGCTGGAACTCGCAAATCTGACCGAAGCAGCAGGGCTTCAGGGTAAAGTTACGGTAAGTCATGCGTTCTGGTTCGCCCGCGCAGAGCACCAGGAAGCAGAAGACATGGCGCAGCGAATGGCCTCGCTTGGGATGAGCATTGCTTCCACGGTGCCTATTGGCAGAACTATGATGCCTCTTCCCATGCTCCACCGTATGGGTGTGAACGTGAAGCTGGCCACAGACAGCCTGACGGATCATTGGTCTCCTTTTGGCAATGGGGATCTGCTTGAGAAAGCGGGGCGCTTTGCAGAACTGTATGGATACAGTGACGAACTGTCCTTGTCTCAATCTTTGGCATGGGTAACAGGCGGTATTACACCGCTGGATTCACAAGGGGAACAAGTCTGGCCGAAGGTAGGCGACACCGCGAGTTTTGTATTGGTGCATGCGAGTTGTTCGGCGGAAGCCGTTGCGCGGCGATCTGCGCGGCAGGCCGTATGGTACAAGGGGCAATTGGTCAGCGGATCAACAGCGGATTGA
- a CDS encoding lanthionine synthetase C family protein encodes MTEKIRNYQEYFPKEMVLSDKTSDFNISSITKKLIEGMQDNLTNDERFVHGDIRQFEMNGGKFNFLTGGTGAAFTLIKNNTNSLEVDKWIQDFLLGNLNTIEANGMFDGKTGILALLYETGYEAVVLNELKNIRANMNESNISLRSGLSGIGLFVISLYIETENDEYLQFAKEIEESIERNRNNDARFSTNDWMAVGIGVIDGLSGVSLFYSAMYSITDDKQYLERARQLIKEDLEKTIFDEVTGSLQTLDNRNRQLPYLSGGSIGIGIAIWFLNHVSGEEAYQEEINAITKLSQICSTISGGLFDGAGSFLLIPSLMKNNGDREVIIKEVLSLLNLFLIDKNGYYVYPGQFSYRLADDVYTGSSGIILALMGIVKDNPLYWLPLVNSDEFLTRTKAHDVSVTS; translated from the coding sequence GTGACCGAAAAAATAAGAAATTACCAAGAGTATTTTCCTAAAGAAATGGTCCTTTCTGATAAAACAAGTGACTTTAACATCTCCTCAATCACGAAGAAATTAATAGAGGGCATGCAGGATAATTTAACAAATGATGAAAGATTTGTTCATGGAGATATCCGCCAGTTTGAGATGAATGGGGGTAAATTCAACTTTTTAACTGGTGGGACTGGTGCTGCTTTTACACTTATCAAAAATAATACGAACTCTCTAGAAGTCGATAAGTGGATCCAAGACTTTTTGTTAGGAAATTTAAATACTATTGAAGCCAATGGTATGTTTGATGGGAAAACAGGGATATTGGCTTTATTGTATGAAACAGGTTATGAGGCAGTTGTCTTAAATGAATTGAAGAACATAAGAGCTAATATGAACGAATCCAATATTTCTTTGCGCTCAGGTCTTTCAGGAATAGGACTGTTCGTCATCAGTTTATATATCGAGACAGAAAACGATGAATATTTACAGTTTGCGAAGGAAATTGAAGAGTCAATTGAAAGAAATCGAAATAACGATGCGCGGTTTAGCACGAATGATTGGATGGCAGTAGGGATAGGAGTAATTGATGGGTTATCAGGTGTCTCTCTCTTTTATTCCGCCATGTATTCCATCACGGATGATAAACAGTATTTGGAGAGAGCTAGACAATTAATAAAGGAGGATCTAGAAAAAACAATATTTGATGAGGTAACCGGCTCCCTACAAACATTGGATAATCGAAATCGTCAATTGCCCTATCTTTCAGGAGGGTCGATTGGAATTGGAATTGCAATATGGTTTCTAAATCATGTAAGTGGAGAAGAGGCTTATCAAGAAGAAATCAATGCGATTACAAAGTTGTCACAGATCTGTTCCACTATTAGTGGTGGGTTGTTCGATGGGGCAGGAAGCTTCCTTTTAATTCCTTCTTTGATGAAAAATAACGGGGATCGTGAAGTAATTATTAAAGAGGTATTGAGCCTGCTTAATTTATTCTTAATTGATAAAAATGGATATTATGTATACCCGGGTCAATTCTCATATAGGCTAGCGGATGATGTGTATACAGGTAGCTCGGGAATAATACTGGCATTGATGGGGATCGTCAAAGATAACCCGCTCTATTGGTTGCCACTAGTCAATTCAGATGAATTTCTGACAAGAACTAAAGCTCACGATGTTTCAGTAACGAGTTAA